One Coccinella septempunctata chromosome 8, icCocSept1.1, whole genome shotgun sequence genomic window carries:
- the LOC123319214 gene encoding uncharacterized protein LOC123319214, whose amino-acid sequence MLDFVTTEMADFEANLWSFSRFLMVLTVISSAYGISITINSEPKETVTIASKEETTPVSKLSNSSESDTLSQPERHKRLLPYLNYYVAQNKTYYSPNAGKPRRYHVYVQNSPGSDAQNDYFPEDKNIYTPFLETNALPGPFVPMVPRNPQKNIKIHYIRLQSPPQTQKPPIDFSSIYGKLYELKSKQQLRQPVQVENYENPLKYKSRPLPQPTSYKYHNSNTVVQTYTPTNIDIPQPSSSEEYTNHPNPEISVSTYRNELKHIQKPYFPKQVVIDIPQNTYIQRPKQKQNIYRKPIIVIQKPPIYYDENKDKPHSKPVIYVQARPRQNFKPYSAPVVEENYVAQKYLNYPKYEEVTTVAPPKPQIFQPDYYQYEPEYPIRPITSTPLPTSTGGIYIEQNHLSHEDPRSLSVLLKKLQDANALPHTFTVDNIDNSIKTLVKILNSLKKHRTSFKPIVVAEENEEYSSSSEEITPESPHVVEVIQPPLDPEVISHPDTEEGGTPGTAGKDYPALSSIPPTSFNCKTQRYKGFFGDPDTNCQVWHYCDLNGGQASFLCPNGTIFSQVALTCDWWYNVKCSSTPQLYVLNERLYKYILPFVPKFPEDYSGPLVDKYLAIKFMEMEEKMKKERKGKDKNEEDSSSEETTNETVTATTEKAV is encoded by the exons TCATATCATCAGCGTACGGCATCTCTATAACCATCAACAGTGAGCCCAAGGAAACTGTTACTATTGCCTCTAAAGAAGAAACAACTCCTGTTTCGAAGCTTAGCAATTCATCCGAAAGTGATACGCTATCCCAACCCGAAAGACATAAAAGGCTGTTACCATATCTCAACTACTATGTAGCCCAAAATAAAACTTACTATAGTCCTAACGCTGGTAAACCCCGAAGATATCATGTTTACGTTCAGAATAGTCCTGGAAGTGACGCACAAAATGACTACTTTCCGGAAGATAAGAACATTTATACGCCATTCTTGGAAACAAATGCTTTACCAGGACCTTTCGTTCCAATGGTACCAAGAAACCCTCAGAAGAATATCAAAATTCATTATATAAGGTTGCAATCCCCGCCACAAACCCAAAAACCACCAATAGATTTCAGCTCTATTTACGGGAAATTATACGAGCTGAAGAGCAAGCAACAACTTCGTCAGCCAGTTCAAGTGGAAAACTACGAAAATCctctgaaatataagtcgcgACCACTGCCACAACCTACCAGTTATAAGTATCACAATAGCAATACTGTGGTGCAGACCTATACACCTACGAACATTGATATTCCACAACCTTCAAGTAGTGAAGAATATACGAACCATCCGAATCCAGAAATTTCCGTCTCTACATATAGAAACGAATTGAAACACATACAAAAACCTTACTTTCCCAAGCAAGTGGTGATAGATATCCCGCAAAATACATACATCCAAAGACCCAAGCAAAAACAGAACATCTACCGAAAACCAATAATAGTTATCCAGAAACCTCCAATTTACTATGACGAAAATAAGGATAAACCCCACTCTAAACCTGTCATTTACGTACAAGCAAGACCTCGGCAGAACTTCAAACCATATTCTGCACCAGTTGTTGAAGAAAACTACGTAGCTCAGAAGTACCTCAATTACCCAAAATACGAAGAGGTCACCACTGTAGCTCCTCCCAAACCGCAAATATTTCAACCTGATTACTACCAGTATGAACCCGAGTACCCGATTCGGCCGATAACGTCTACTCCACTTCCAACATCTACTGGAGGAATTTATATCGAGCAAAATCACTTATCCCATGAAGATCCAAGATCTCTgagtgttttattgaaaaaattgcagGATGCAAATGCCTTACCACATACTTTCACAGTTGATAACATCGATAACAGCATCAAAACTCTGGTGAAAATCCTGAATTCCTTAAAGAAACACCGGACATCATTCAAACCAATTGTTGTGGCAGAGGAAAACGAAGAGTATTCGAGCAGTAGTGAAGAGATCACCCCTGAGTCTCCACATGTAGTCGAGGTGATACAACCACCCCTCGATCCGGAAGTCATTTCACATCCCGATACAGAAGAAGGTGGTACTCCAGGCACTGCAGGGAAGGACTATCCCGCTCTTTCATCGATTCCACCGACAAGTTTCAATTGCAAAACGCAAAGATACAAAGGTTTCTTCGGAGATCCAGATACGAATTGTCAG GTTTGGCATTACTGTGACTTAAATGGTGGTCAAGCATCTTTCTTGTGTCCAAATGGAACCATTTTCAGTCAAGTAGCGCTTACTTGCGATTGGTGGTACAACGTCAAATGTTCCTCAACACCGCAACTGTATGTTCTAAATGAAAGACTGTATAAATACATCCTTCCTTTCGTCCCCAAATTCCCGGAGGACTATAGTGGCCCATTGGTTGATAA ATACTTGGCAATCAAATTCATGGAAATGGaggagaaaatgaaaaaagaacGCAAAGGAAAAGATAAAAACGAAGAAGATTCTTCTTCGGAGGAAACGACGAACGAAACAGTGACAGCAACTACAGAAAAAGCAGTTTGA